A window of Raphanus sativus cultivar WK10039 unplaced genomic scaffold, ASM80110v3 Scaffold2054, whole genome shotgun sequence contains these coding sequences:
- the LOC130505170 gene encoding replication protein A 70 kDa DNA-binding subunit E-like: MGEILTGGVIEMIRNEAVKSHEDMIPVLQVTELKMFTAQTVPSKERIRVLLSDGTAFIQGMLGITLNPLVKDGLLQAGSILRLDHFLCSEIQKKKIVVISQLEVIATNADIIGARKPNNNDPRGGVGDSNPTSGFRSNTEIGATVLPQQRQQVYGSGSSFQLNGSRSDVSSGGRQNNNTGTGTATSHVGQQQQRQQVYGSGSNSTLPGSYNNPSSGLVRDPPTRHQPPPPMYQNRGPVARNEAPPLNTPINSLNPYSGRWTIKARVTSKGDLRRFNNQRGDGKVFSFDLLDAHGGEIRVTCFNDVADQFYDQIVFGNLYLVSRGKLRPAEKKYNHLPHDYEITLDNASTVQQCYEEDAAIPQNLYNFRSIGDIESMETNSIIDVIGVVSSISPTGTIMRKTGTETQKRSLQLKDMSGRSVEVTMWGSFCNAEGQKLQSLCDSGEFPVLAVKSGRVSEFNGKAVSTIGSSQLLVEPDFVEARKLKEWFEREGRSAPCVSISREFNGSGRVDVRKTISQIKDEKLGTSEKPDWITVNATIIYMKVDNFYYTACPIMNGDRPCNKKVTDNGDGTWRCEKCDKSVDECDYRYILQLQLQDHTGLTWVTAFQEAGEEIMGMPAKDLYYVKHEHNDEQKFEDIIRKVAFTKYMFKLKVKEETYGDEPTVKATVVKVDKVNYSSDTRVILGAIEKLRTETASSLPVRPEGSHYTADAGTSGIGTSSLGRREFGLPANQSVQYGGGAMSCYVCGNSGHVSANCPNI; this comes from the exons ATGGGGGAGATTCTGACGGGAGGGGTAATCGAGATGATAAGAAACGAGGCGGTGAAGAGCCACGAGGACATGATACCGGTTCTCCAAGTCACGGAGCTGAAGATGTTCACGGCTCAGACGGTGCCGTCCAAGGAGAGGATTAGGGTTCTGCTATCAGACGGGACGGCCTTCATTCAGGGGATGCTCGGCATCACTCTCAACCCTCTCGTCAAAGACGGCCTCCTCCAAGCCGGTTCCATCCTCCGCCTCGATCATTTCCTCTGTAGCGAGatccaaaagaaaaa GATTGTTGTGATTTCGCAATTGGAAGTGATAGCAACGAATGCTGATATAATTGGAGCAAGAAAGCCTAATAATAATGATCCGCGTGGTGGAGTAGGAGACTCTAATCCAACTAGTGGGTTTAGGAGCAACACTGAGATAGGGGCGACTGTTTTACCTCAACAGAGACAACAAGTGTATGGTTCTGGTTCTAGTTTTCAGCTAAATGGTAGTAGGAGTGATGTGAGTAGTGGTGGTCGTCAAAACAACAACACCGGGACAGGGACAGCGACAAGTCATGTTGGTCAACAACAACAGAGACAACAAGTGTATGGTTCTGGTTCTAATTCTACTTTACCTGGATCATACAACAATCCATCTTCAGGTCTTGTGCGTGACCCTCCAACGCGCCATCAACCACCACCACCGATGTACCAGAACAGGGGACCTGTGGCGAGGAACGAGGCACCTCCTCTCAACACTCCTATCAATTCGCTTAACCCTTATTCCGGCAGGTGGACCATCAAGGCTAGGGTCACTAGCAAAGGAGATCTCAGGCGTTTCAACAACCAGCGTGGGGATGGGAAAGTGTTCAGCTTTGACCTTCTCGACGCTCATGGTGGAGAGATACGTGTTACTTGTTTCAACGATGTCGCTGATCAGTTCTACGACCAGATCGTCTTTGGCAATCTTTATCTGGTTTCGAGGGGGAAACTGCGTCCTGCTGAGAAGAAGTATAACCATCTCCCTCACGACTACGAAATCACGCTGGATAACGCGTCGACGGTACAGCAGTGCTACGAGGAAGACGCTGCCATCCCTCAGAACCTGTACAATTTCCGTTCCATTGGTGATATCGAAAGCATGGAGACTAACAGCATCATCGATGTGATTGGCGTTGTGTCGTCTATCAGCCCCACTGGAACGATAATGAGGAAGACCGGGACCGAGACGCAGAAGAGATCTCTTCAGTTGAAAGACATGTCTGGTCGAAGCGTTGAGGTGACTATGTGGGGTAGCTTCTGCAACGCGGAAGGACAGAAGCTGCAGAGTCTTTGCGACTCTGGTGAGTTTCCTGTTCTTGCTGTTAAGTCGGGGAGGGTCAGCGAGTTTAACGGGAAGGCGGTGAGCACCATTGGGTCAAGCCAACTCCTCGTTGAGCCAGACTTTGTTGAGGCTCGTAAGCTGAAGGAATGGTttgagagagaaggaaggagcGCCCCTTGTGTCTCCATTTCGAGAGAGTTCAACGGTAGCGGCAGAGTAGACGTACGCAAAACAATCTCTCAAATTAAAGACGAGAAGCTAGGGACCTCGGAGAAACCAGACTGGATCACAGTCAACGCCACTATTATATACATGAAGGTTGACAACTTCTACTACACAGCTTGTCCCATCATGAACGGTGATCGTCCTTGCAATAAAAAGGTGACAGACAACGGAGATGGGACGTGGCGGTGCGAGAAGTGTGATAAAAGCGTGGATGAATGTGACTACAGGTACATACTGCAGCTCCAGTTACAGGACCATACAGGTCTTACTTGGGTCACAGCGTTCCAAGAGGCTGGTGAGGAGATAATGGGAATGCCTGCTAAAGATTTGTACTATGTGAAGCATGAACACAATGATGAGCAGAAGTTTGAAGATATCATCCGTAAGGTTGCTTTTACCAAATACATGTTCAAGCTCAAGGTAAAAGAAGAGACATATGGGGATGAACCTACTGTGAAAGCAACGGTTGTGAAAGTAGACAAGGTGAACTATTCATCAGATACCAGGGTGATTCTAGGTGCCATAGAGAAGCTCAGGACAGAGACTGCAAGTTCTCTCCCTGTGAGGCCAGAAGGATCCCATTACACCGCTGATGCTGGCACCTCAGGTATTGGAACCTCATCACTCGGAAGAAGGGAATTTGGTTTACCTGCAAACCAATCAGTTCAATATGGTGGTGGTGCTATGAGCTGCTATGTCTGTGGGAACAGTGGTCATGTTTCTGCAAACTGTCCAAACATTTGA